From Erigeron canadensis isolate Cc75 chromosome 8, C_canadensis_v1, whole genome shotgun sequence, one genomic window encodes:
- the LOC122579025 gene encoding F-box protein At1g30790-like — MTLLSAYIVSNEFPDDNLSEILSRLTVKSLLRFSSVSKPWLSLINNPAFVKLHFTHSAANCHTAIFIAAFDPWTQKRHFISVPHHGGPVTHLITLNDASSNNKREFTEAEHLNGLVLFTSGNGFIENNFAFVVNPSTRKVYKLPGPASVPFYNYGEVHICYFFGFDESKNEHKILNIRMLGIRSLRPFKPTTVEIMIFSMSTHLWRKIDVDLPFDVSGEHWYLGTKHSICVHSVIHVMLQSQNEILAFDLRKEKFEIVNLPLDAVPRETLKRYYRKGVNMVKSNQPFLMKINGLLGVVCHNQVRETNELHIWILQDYENRVWGRETITFSKSWFLLDGPFPLNPMLPKDIIYPNRRLSTDVINVPIYDMENRSMTQVAFTLGHEFLHSGSLRFDLVRSYVESIWPL, encoded by the exons ATGACCTTGCTTTCCGCCTACATCGTATCAA ATGAATTCCCTGATGACAACCTTTCTGAGATCCTATCCAGACTCACTGTCAAGTCCCTACTTCGGTTCAGCTCTGTCTCTAAACCATGGCTTTCTCTCATCAACAATCCAGCATTTGTGAAACTTCACTTTACTCATTCTGCAGCTAACTGCCACACAGCCATATTCATTGCGGCTTTCGATCCATGGACACAAAAACGACATTTTATCTCAGTTCCTCATCATGGTGGACCTGTCACTCATCTTATCACACTCAACGATGCTTCTTCTAATAACAAGAGAGAATTCACAGAAGCCGAACATCTCAATGGGTTAGTGTTATTTACTTCAGGAAATGGATTTATTGAGAACAATTTtgcttttgttgtaaaccccaGCACTCGTAAGGTTTACAAACTTCCTGGTCCGGCTTCTGTGCCGTTTTACAATTATGGTGAGGTGCATATTTGCTACTTCTTTGGATTCGACGAGTCAAAAAATGAACATAAGATTTTGAATATCAGAATGCTTGGGATTCGATCATTAAGACCATTTAAACCGACTACTGTAGAGATTATGATTTTCTCTATGTCAACCCATTTATGGAGAAAGATAGATGTGGATCTTCCTTTTGATGTTAGTGGTGAGCATTGGTACCTTGGTACCAAACATAGTATTTGTGTTCATAGCGTAATACATGTGATGCTTCAAAGTCAGAACGAGATTTTGGCTTTTGATTTGAGAAAAGAGAAGTTTGAGATAGTGAATCTTCCTCTGGATGCAGTTCCCCGTGAAACGTTGAAACGGTACTATAGGAAAGGTGTGAATATGGTGAAATCCAACCAGCCTTTCCTCATGAAAATTAATGGCTTATTAGGAGTTGTTTGTCATAATCAGGTGAGGGAAACCAACGAATTGCATATCTGGATACTACAAGATTATGAAAATCGTGTTTGGGGCAGAGAAACCATTACTTTCTCCAAGTCTTGGTTTTTATTAGATGGCCCTTTCCCTTTAAATCCAATGTTACCAAAGGACATTATATATCCCAATAGACGATTGTCTACGGATGTGATCAATGTACCCATCTATGACATGGAGAATAGAAGTATGACTCAAGTAGCATTCACTCTCGGTCATGAATTTCTCCATTCTGGTAGCCTTCGGTTTGATCTTGTTAGGAGTTATGTCGAAAGCATCTGGCCTTTATAG
- the LOC122579026 gene encoding uncharacterized protein LOC122579026 — protein MMGRVKTRMEFITSDKKRKSVFETRSNCIKKKAKELSTLCAINVGLIVTDPTTSSSSSSSSSSSDTNIKTYAWPNNNGDRILLDDMITRYKNQGSVKRKRTNVEGFLGNDETQVYPTPKLDLKYEEMSEQELRKLATFLQHKVEKVKERIQYIRPQLVDFNSDDDADLTYLLGQILDNPMTPTIDDLPPLHDTNIDFDIPWSKDLPLLVDPTTNSSSADISYSINLQSGHQLIETTPDFQPAITQYPYELESFSYYLNKPPPQYFDAPIFCQPTDPQTNTSSLSHLNSNSSVWSMPLLS, from the exons ATGATGGGGCGAGTTAAGACACGAATGGAATTCATAACATCAGACAAGAAGCGTAAATCAGTTTTTGAGACAAGGAGTAACTGCATCAAGAAAAAGGCCAAAGAGTTGTCAACCCTTTGTGCAATTAATGTGGGCTTAATTGTTACAGATCCGacgacatcatcatcatcatcatcatcatcatcatcatca gatacaaatataaaaacttaTGCTTGGCCCAACAACAATGGTGACCGAATCCTACTCGATGATATGATCACAAGATATAAAAATCAAGGTTCGGTTAAGAGGAAAAGAACCAATGTTGAAGGATTTTTGGGTAATGATGAAACTCAAGTATACCCAACACCAAAACTGGATTTGAAGTATGAAGAAATGTCTGAACAAGAACTGCGCAAATTAGCTACTTTCTTGCAACACAAGGTTGAAAAGGTGAAAGAGAGAATTCAATATATTAGACCACAACTGGTCGATtttaattctgatgatgatgCAGACTTGACGTATCTGCTGGGGCAAATTTTGGACAACCCCATGACTCCAACTATTGATGATCTTCCACCCTTACATGACACCAATATAGATTTTGATATCCCATGGTCTAAGGATTTGCCATTACTTGTGGATCCCACAACGAACTCCTCTTCTGCTGATATAAGTTATTCTATCAATCTGCAATCAGGACATCAATTGATTGAGACAACTCCAGATTTTCAACCCGCGATAACACAATATCCCTATGAACTTGAAAGTTTCAGTTATTATTTGAACAAACCGCCGCCTCAGTACTTTGATGCGCCTATTTTCTGTCAACCAACGGATCCACAAACCAACACCTCGAGTTTATCGCACCTAAACTCCAACAGCAGTGTATGGAGTATGCCATTGCTCTCATAG